A genomic segment from Malaclemys terrapin pileata isolate rMalTer1 chromosome 1, rMalTer1.hap1, whole genome shotgun sequence encodes:
- the LOC128833182 gene encoding olfactory receptor 52R1-like — MQETLFCLRVGHLLPYSMSDSNTTDFTNPSTFILLGIPGLEVAHIWISIPFCTMYAIAVLGNFTILFIVKREPSFHGPMYYFLCMLAVTDLVLSTSILPKMLSIFWFNSREIDFSACLTQMYFIHCFLEMESGILVAMALDRYVAICHPLRHSTILTNPVVAKIGLAVVLRGGLVILPYPFLASQWPYCRTNIIPQPYCVHIAVVNLACADTRVSSYYGLFVLFCVKGLDMIFIAMSYIQIIRAILSLPTKDAQVKTFGTCVSHLFVILAFYIPGLFSSLMYRFGQNVPGHFHVLIANVYVLIPPVLNPIIYGVRTKQIQDKLLRLFIHDGD, encoded by the coding sequence ATGCAGGAGACACTGTTCTGTCTCAGagttggacaccttctcccctactccatgtcagattccaacacaaccgacttcaccaacccctccaccttcatcctgctgggcattcctggcctggaggtggCCCatatctggatctccatccccttctgcaccatgtacgCCATAGCcgtcttggggaacttcaccatcctttTCATTGTGAAAAGGGAACCGAGCTTCCatgggcccatgtactatttcctctgcatgctggccgtcACCGACCTGGTCCTGTCCACATCCATcctgcccaaaatgctgagcatcttctggttcaattccagggagatcgatttcagtgcctgcctcacccagatgtacttcattcactgcttctTAGAGATGGAGTCTGGGATCCTTGTGGCCATGGCTTTGGATCGCTATGTAGCCATCTGCCaccccctgagacattccaccatcctgacaaacccCGTTGTGGCCAAGATCGGCCTGGCTGTGGTGCTGCGCGGTGGCCTGGTCATACTGCCATATCCCTTCCTGGCTAGCcagtggccatattgcagaaccaacatcatccctCAGCCATACTGCGTGCATATAGCTGTGGTGAATCTGGCCTGTGCTGACACCCGTGTCAGTAGTTACTATGGCCTCTTTGTGCTATTCTGTGTGAAGGGTCTGGATATGATTTTTATTGCCATGTCCTATATCCAGATCATCAGGGCCATCTTAAGCCTTCCCACAAAGGACGCCCAAgtcaagacttttgggacctgcgtctcccacctctttgttattttagccttttacatccctggtctcttctcctccctcatgTACCGATTTGGCCAGAATGTGCCTGGGCATTTTCACGTTCTCATTGCCAATGTGTATGTCTTGATTCCCCCTgtgctaaaccccatcatctatggagttaggaccaaacagatccaggacaagctgctccgGCTTTTTATTCATGATGGGGACTAA